In one window of Pseudoalteromonas espejiana DSM 9414 DNA:
- a CDS encoding IS4 family transposase, with protein MQLTTALSLANGYAPNSEGLGQLSDFLCSDFIKQCAETAGVATIRRRRLPVEMAVWTVICMSLYREDPLWSIVSKLGLALPGKKELVAPSAVVQARQRLGAGAVKEVFEQSQKMWNKDANHPTWCGLSLLGVDGVIWRTPDTQENHQEFSAWKNQHGDTAFPQVRMVCLMELTSHLLLGSAFDSCRSSEMVLAEDLIEVTPDNSLTLFDRGFYSLGLLNRWHHAGKNRHWLQPMRKGTQYEVVRSLGRQDKLIKLKTTAQARKKFADLPMDIEVRLVTKTIKGKEVNILTSLSDPMRFPKAEIVDLYSDRWEIELGYREMKQTLLNSHFTLRSKKPDMIAQELWGIMLSYNLLRYQMVKMAQKKPGLYAKHLSFTTCAISIINLIHTMFIENAGRIPKSIEQLQAQVEHHILPIKRERAYPRCVKPKPSKYSNKKRQSVVN; from the coding sequence TTGCAACTCACTACCGCACTTTCTCTTGCCAATGGCTATGCCCCTAACTCAGAAGGCTTAGGTCAACTGAGTGATTTTTTATGCTCTGATTTTATCAAACAATGTGCTGAAACAGCCGGTGTCGCGACTATAAGACGAAGAAGGCTGCCTGTTGAAATGGCTGTTTGGACTGTAATTTGTATGTCACTTTATCGTGAAGACCCACTCTGGAGCATTGTCAGTAAATTGGGTTTAGCATTACCCGGTAAAAAAGAGCTTGTTGCGCCTAGTGCTGTCGTACAAGCAAGACAACGCCTTGGCGCTGGTGCAGTGAAAGAAGTCTTTGAACAAAGTCAAAAAATGTGGAATAAGGATGCTAACCATCCCACATGGTGCGGGTTATCTCTCTTAGGCGTTGATGGCGTTATTTGGCGCACACCTGATACCCAGGAAAATCATCAAGAATTTTCTGCTTGGAAAAACCAGCACGGTGATACGGCCTTTCCTCAAGTTCGTATGGTATGCCTAATGGAGCTGACTAGCCATTTATTATTGGGGAGTGCCTTTGATAGCTGCCGCTCAAGCGAAATGGTACTTGCAGAAGACTTAATCGAAGTAACACCCGATAATTCACTCACGTTATTTGACAGAGGCTTTTATTCTTTGGGCTTACTAAATCGCTGGCATCATGCAGGAAAAAACCGCCATTGGCTCCAACCCATGAGAAAAGGAACCCAGTACGAAGTCGTTCGCTCTTTAGGACGTCAAGACAAACTCATCAAACTAAAAACAACAGCGCAAGCGAGAAAAAAGTTTGCAGACTTACCTATGGACATTGAAGTAAGGCTGGTAACGAAAACAATTAAAGGGAAAGAAGTAAATATTCTGACGTCATTGAGCGACCCAATGCGTTTTCCCAAGGCTGAAATCGTTGACTTATACAGCGACCGATGGGAAATAGAACTTGGCTATCGAGAAATGAAACAAACCTTATTAAATAGTCACTTCACGTTACGCAGTAAAAAGCCAGATATGATAGCGCAAGAGCTATGGGGCATAATGCTTAGCTATAACTTACTCAGGTATCAGATGGTAAAAATGGCGCAGAAAAAGCCGGGACTTTATGCCAAGCACCTGAGTTTTACGACGTGCGCAATCAGTATTATTAACTTAATTCACACGATGTTTATAGAGAATGCGGGACGTATCCCAAAATCTATTGAGCAACTACAAGCACAAGTTGAACATCATATTTTACCGATAAAACGAGAGAGAGCGTATCCAAGGTGTGTGAAACCAAAGCCCAGTAAGTATTCCAATAAAAAACGCCAGTCAGTTGTTAACTGA
- the acnB gene encoding bifunctional aconitate hydratase 2/2-methylisocitrate dehydratase gives MLQEYRKHVEERAALGIVPAPLDAQQTADLIELIKTPPAGEEEFILDLLINRVPPGVDDAAYIKAGFLAAVAKSEAQSPLLSKEKAAELLGTMLGGYNIAPMIELLDDEALAPIAVKGLSNTLLMFDAFYDVEEKSKAGNEHAKKIIQSWADAEWFTNKPAVAEKISVTVFKVTGETNTDDLSPAPDAWSRPDIPLHALAMLKNERDGIVPDKAGEVGPITKLEELKTQGLPLAYVGDVVGTGSSRKSATNSVLWFMGDDIPFVPNKRVGGVCLGNKIAPIFFNTMEDSGALPIELNVDEFNMGDQIDIYPYEGVVKRHGTDDVISTFELKSDVILDEVRAGGRIPLIIGRGLTDKARTSLGLGATDVFKVPAVTEVSDKGFTLAQKMVGKACNVAGIRPGQYCEPKMTTVGSQDTTGPMTRDELKDLACLGFSADLTMQSFCHTSAYPKPIDVNTHHTLPDFIMNRGGVSLRPGDGVIHSWLNRMLLPDTVGTGGDSHTRFPLGISFPAGSGAVAFAAATGVMPLDMPESILVRFKGEMQPGITLRDLVHAIPYYGIKQGLLTVEKKGKINEFSGRVLEIEGVEHLTVEQAFELSDASAERSAAGCTVKLSKESISEYLESNIVMLKWMISEGYGDVRTIERRITAMQEWLANPELMEADADAEYKHVVEIDLAEIKEPILCAPNDPDDARLLSDVTGEKIDEVFIGSCMTNIGHFRAAGKLLDGFTGRIPTQLWVAPPTKMDKDQLTDEGYYGIFGRIGARIETPGCSLCMGNQARVADKATVVSTSTRNFPNRLGNGANVFLASAELAAIAAILGKLPTPAEYQEYANKINATAADTYRYLNFHRMPQYTKKADNVIIQQAV, from the coding sequence GTGCTACAAGAATATCGTAAACACGTAGAAGAACGTGCCGCGTTAGGTATCGTACCAGCGCCATTAGATGCTCAGCAAACGGCTGATCTTATTGAACTAATTAAAACTCCACCGGCAGGTGAAGAAGAGTTCATCCTAGATTTATTAATCAACCGCGTACCACCAGGTGTTGATGATGCAGCTTACATTAAAGCAGGCTTTTTAGCGGCAGTTGCTAAAAGCGAAGCACAATCTCCATTATTATCTAAAGAAAAAGCAGCAGAATTATTAGGTACAATGTTAGGTGGCTACAATATCGCCCCAATGATTGAGCTACTTGATGACGAAGCGCTTGCACCTATCGCAGTTAAAGGTCTTTCTAACACGCTATTAATGTTTGATGCATTTTATGACGTAGAAGAAAAATCAAAAGCGGGTAATGAGCACGCTAAAAAAATTATTCAGTCTTGGGCAGACGCAGAATGGTTTACTAACAAACCAGCTGTTGCTGAAAAAATTTCAGTAACTGTATTTAAAGTAACTGGCGAAACAAACACCGATGACTTATCTCCTGCACCAGATGCATGGTCACGTCCTGATATCCCACTTCATGCTTTAGCAATGCTAAAAAATGAGCGTGACGGTATTGTTCCTGACAAAGCGGGTGAAGTAGGTCCAATCACTAAACTTGAAGAGTTAAAAACTCAAGGTTTACCACTTGCTTACGTAGGTGATGTTGTTGGTACAGGTTCTTCTCGTAAATCTGCAACTAACTCTGTGCTTTGGTTTATGGGCGACGATATCCCATTTGTACCAAATAAGCGCGTTGGTGGTGTATGTTTAGGTAACAAAATTGCGCCTATCTTCTTCAACACAATGGAAGATTCGGGTGCATTACCAATCGAATTAAATGTTGATGAGTTCAACATGGGTGATCAAATTGATATTTACCCATACGAAGGTGTTGTTAAGCGTCACGGTACTGATGACGTTATCTCTACTTTTGAACTTAAGTCAGACGTAATTTTAGATGAAGTACGTGCCGGTGGCCGTATTCCTCTAATCATTGGTCGTGGTTTAACAGACAAAGCACGTACATCTTTAGGCTTAGGCGCTACTGACGTATTTAAAGTACCAGCAGTAACTGAAGTTTCTGATAAAGGCTTTACACTAGCGCAAAAAATGGTTGGTAAAGCATGTAACGTAGCCGGTATTCGCCCAGGCCAATACTGTGAGCCTAAAATGACCACTGTAGGTTCGCAAGATACTACAGGTCCTATGACTCGTGATGAGCTTAAAGATTTAGCATGTTTAGGTTTCTCTGCAGATTTAACAATGCAGTCTTTCTGTCATACCTCTGCTTACCCTAAACCAATTGATGTAAACACTCACCATACGCTTCCTGATTTCATCATGAACCGTGGCGGTGTTTCACTTCGCCCAGGCGACGGTGTAATTCACTCATGGTTAAACCGTATGTTATTACCAGATACTGTAGGTACTGGTGGTGACTCACATACTCGTTTCCCATTAGGTATTTCGTTCCCAGCGGGTTCAGGTGCAGTAGCATTCGCAGCAGCAACAGGTGTTATGCCTCTCGATATGCCTGAGTCTATTTTGGTTCGCTTTAAAGGTGAAATGCAACCAGGTATCACTTTACGTGACCTAGTACACGCAATCCCTTACTACGGTATTAAGCAAGGCTTATTAACAGTAGAGAAAAAAGGCAAAATCAACGAGTTCTCTGGTCGCGTACTAGAAATTGAAGGTGTTGAGCACTTAACTGTTGAGCAAGCATTTGAATTATCAGATGCATCAGCAGAGCGTTCAGCAGCAGGTTGTACTGTTAAGCTTTCTAAAGAGTCAATCAGCGAATACCTTGAGTCTAACATTGTTATGCTTAAGTGGATGATCTCTGAAGGTTACGGCGATGTACGTACTATCGAGCGTCGTATTACTGCAATGCAAGAATGGTTAGCTAACCCAGAACTTATGGAAGCTGACGCTGACGCAGAATATAAACACGTTGTAGAAATTGACCTAGCAGAGATTAAAGAGCCAATCCTTTGTGCTCCAAATGACCCTGATGATGCACGTTTACTTTCTGATGTTACTGGCGAGAAAATTGATGAAGTATTCATCGGTTCTTGTATGACAAACATTGGTCACTTCCGTGCTGCTGGTAAATTACTCGATGGCTTTACAGGTCGTATCCCAACACAGCTTTGGGTTGCTCCACCAACTAAGATGGATAAAGACCAACTAACTGACGAAGGTTACTACGGTATCTTTGGTCGCATTGGTGCACGTATCGAAACGCCAGGTTGTTCGCTATGTATGGGTAACCAAGCGCGTGTTGCTGATAAAGCAACCGTTGTTTCTACCTCTACACGTAACTTCCCTAACCGTTTAGGTAATGGCGCAAACGTATTCTTAGCATCAGCAGAGCTTGCAGCAATTGCTGCTATTTTAGGTAAATTACCTACGCCAGCTGAGTACCAAGAATACGCTAACAAGATCAATGCAACGGCTGCAGATACATACCGTTACTTGAACTTCCACCGTATGCCTCAGTACACTAAAAAAGCAGACAACGTAATTATTCAGCAAGCTGTATAA
- a CDS encoding PKD domain-containing protein codes for MENKSNYRLKLIASTVSACFLVSGCSFDKDEDSDETVNLAPSVAISGQGEIQEKTSFSLTASASDSDGQIANYYWQHDSTLNLSAQNPNSNEITYLSPDITEDVTVNFTVTVEDDDGATTSATQQVLIKRNSTAVTLNGLITDNTISFASVEITIGDKTYSATADENGVYTIVLDVDEALEQTLVKVKAKGRDDLNPGVEFISQLSSVKKLATQAGDDGILDSDENFGVNTTNVTTAEYALIVRDGDEPTSEDELDNALLNVDADEKVQLASLIKIIVDNPDYELPEGVESTLDLVTNEEAAEQFEEDVNEQDPDLIEQTKTEIKEDEDLVTGSKESLVGEYIINSPRYYANPASHLTLNENGTGQYHAVTGSSVTWQEVSGKIEVALQSPVLINEYFQIKDDIETIHEEYLNSFSLQVLGENEVFKTIDIKSDITVYENSVEAQNKQEIQTTNLILKSKTLSLTAEDVVGEWEMERTESRNYVSHLETIAFYEDGTGVVLSDNSAPFEWELTNNKLTVTYDEDGSIGTTNFWFTKNLKAGYQLVSLDTTSADPADSQYGLMIKRETVSLSNDDLIGRWQGFVGTAQLYDMNVFADGTIMLGLGTTSYQGILEDGKLTRRRYEYNGYTVSSCEGFDETCYLSAEVTHDIIAVENSHYYLLREFKWFSPQGDMYDIQKGLLIYQYSKELSYSEFTPYLLQSSFNLYKSADEQVIEDRIRVNYDDGSFTITIDGIEYEAQLNEGVIEYQKGGQTWLFEIISGDGETYTICNYQQGSSCTQSDKTVYQSKNPRVTLTAQSNEFGQLQPAVQEVPFAQLVGFNIAPNEGYEVDSIEGCEGYIEGEYYIAFSGHSDCEINATFVEKPETISGQFLINNPDYFTSTSFKLELNENDEGSFTGSNQVAISWSKYFDEIRVYFSDEYVLNESVAYEVENGTQVEVRRKDVMTSIVLKERFDLGNGWYEMTQSISKFRNEELVEEWHSDSHVKLFDSVVPQIDLTSSDLVGSWSLDIPSESTVKELLLNDDGTGSVVDTIDEAQSESFTWQQTAVGLKITTSDSVEDIYITKDIDLGYQVIMQGQYDDEKQINVAVMVRLEEQEITPSNFAGRHLFKEGHNLETIWDELQIYEDGQVFFTYFTSSIQGEFKDGSFSRSRKYDQLTGTYGSDCDLTLETCLIDYTMDYRLINQNDNFQVVERVSRSFDTNSGEENLSYASLYFENYIENTSADKFYEHEIPFEIYERSGESFVKWGIYYIDGYELWKNDIKAGSLELVEGKFTYEQDGQNKVIEFISNDRDEIVLCEYLQGTTCQNQEEITFTIFEPRYDVTIYSDGNGVVNNGVENYTSFHGDTLTFNISANAGYKLESISGCDGVLEGNLYTVHYLAQSCDINIAFELIE; via the coding sequence ATGGAAAATAAAAGTAACTACCGATTAAAACTAATAGCGAGTACTGTGAGTGCGTGTTTTTTAGTATCTGGCTGTAGTTTTGATAAAGATGAGGATAGCGACGAAACTGTAAACTTAGCCCCCTCTGTAGCAATTTCTGGCCAAGGCGAAATACAAGAAAAAACCAGCTTTTCACTTACTGCCAGCGCTTCAGACTCAGACGGGCAAATAGCCAATTATTATTGGCAGCATGACTCCACTTTAAACCTCAGCGCACAAAACCCAAACTCAAATGAAATCACTTATCTCTCACCCGACATTACAGAAGATGTAACCGTTAATTTTACAGTAACAGTAGAAGATGATGATGGAGCAACAACAAGCGCTACTCAGCAAGTATTAATTAAACGTAACTCAACGGCAGTTACGCTTAATGGCTTAATTACCGACAACACAATTAGTTTTGCAAGTGTAGAAATAACCATAGGTGATAAAACTTATTCAGCTACAGCAGATGAAAATGGTGTTTATACAATAGTATTAGATGTTGATGAAGCCTTAGAGCAAACCCTAGTAAAAGTTAAAGCTAAAGGGCGGGATGATTTAAATCCTGGGGTTGAATTTATCTCTCAGCTTAGCTCTGTTAAAAAGTTAGCTACGCAAGCAGGTGATGATGGCATTTTAGACAGTGATGAAAATTTTGGTGTTAACACAACTAATGTGACAACAGCAGAGTACGCACTTATTGTTAGAGATGGTGATGAACCGACAAGTGAAGATGAGCTAGATAATGCACTTTTAAATGTGGATGCTGATGAAAAAGTACAACTTGCAAGCCTGATTAAAATTATTGTAGATAACCCTGATTACGAGCTGCCGGAGGGCGTAGAGAGTACCCTCGATTTAGTAACTAATGAAGAAGCAGCAGAGCAGTTTGAAGAGGATGTTAATGAGCAAGACCCTGACCTAATAGAGCAAACAAAAACCGAAATTAAAGAAGATGAAGATTTAGTAACAGGCTCAAAAGAGTCATTGGTTGGTGAATATATAATTAACTCTCCGCGCTATTATGCAAATCCAGCCAGTCACTTAACTTTAAACGAGAACGGTACTGGTCAATATCATGCAGTTACAGGTAGTTCAGTAACTTGGCAAGAAGTGAGTGGAAAAATAGAAGTAGCCCTGCAGTCCCCTGTACTTATTAATGAATACTTTCAAATTAAAGATGATATAGAAACTATCCATGAGGAGTACCTAAATTCATTTTCGTTACAAGTACTCGGCGAAAACGAAGTTTTTAAAACAATAGATATTAAAAGTGATATTACAGTTTACGAAAACAGCGTTGAGGCACAAAACAAGCAAGAAATACAAACCACCAACCTTATTCTTAAAAGTAAAACCTTAAGTTTGACCGCAGAAGATGTCGTGGGTGAATGGGAAATGGAGCGAACAGAAAGCCGTAACTATGTTAGCCACCTAGAGACGATTGCCTTTTACGAAGATGGTACAGGCGTTGTTTTAAGTGATAATTCAGCACCGTTTGAGTGGGAGCTGACTAATAATAAATTAACAGTAACCTATGATGAAGACGGTAGCATTGGAACAACAAATTTTTGGTTTACTAAAAATTTAAAAGCAGGCTATCAATTAGTTTCATTAGATACTACATCAGCCGACCCAGCTGATAGCCAGTATGGCTTAATGATAAAAAGAGAAACGGTGTCTTTATCCAATGATGACTTAATTGGGCGCTGGCAGGGATTTGTTGGTACGGCACAACTTTATGACATGAACGTGTTTGCCGATGGCACCATAATGTTAGGACTTGGCACAACGTCTTACCAAGGGATTCTTGAGGATGGAAAACTAACTAGACGCCGCTATGAATATAATGGCTACACCGTTAGCAGTTGTGAAGGGTTTGATGAAACCTGTTACTTAAGCGCAGAAGTGACCCATGACATCATTGCAGTAGAGAACAGCCATTACTACTTACTAAGAGAGTTTAAATGGTTTTCTCCGCAAGGGGATATGTATGATATCCAAAAAGGTTTACTCATTTATCAGTACAGTAAAGAGCTAAGCTATTCAGAGTTTACCCCTTATTTACTACAAAGCAGTTTTAACCTTTATAAAAGTGCTGATGAGCAAGTAATAGAAGATCGAATTCGGGTTAATTACGATGACGGCTCATTTACGATAACAATCGATGGTATCGAGTATGAAGCGCAGTTAAATGAAGGTGTAATTGAATACCAAAAAGGTGGACAAACATGGCTATTTGAAATTATTAGTGGTGATGGTGAAACATACACTATTTGTAATTACCAACAAGGTAGTAGCTGTACACAGAGCGATAAAACAGTTTATCAATCTAAAAACCCACGAGTGACTTTAACAGCTCAATCTAATGAATTTGGTCAACTACAGCCAGCAGTGCAAGAGGTGCCTTTTGCTCAGCTGGTTGGTTTTAATATAGCGCCTAATGAAGGCTATGAAGTTGATTCAATAGAAGGTTGCGAAGGTTATATTGAGGGGGAATATTATATTGCCTTTAGTGGACACAGTGACTGCGAAATTAATGCGACCTTTGTAGAAAAACCAGAAACAATATCAGGGCAATTTTTAATTAATAATCCTGATTATTTTACCTCTACCTCTTTCAAATTAGAGCTTAATGAAAATGATGAGGGCAGCTTTACTGGCAGTAACCAAGTAGCAATATCTTGGAGCAAATATTTTGATGAAATTAGAGTTTATTTTTCTGATGAGTATGTATTAAATGAAAGTGTTGCGTATGAAGTTGAAAATGGCACTCAAGTAGAAGTTAGACGTAAAGATGTAATGACCAGTATTGTACTAAAGGAACGTTTCGATTTAGGTAACGGCTGGTACGAAATGACGCAGAGTATAAGTAAGTTTCGTAACGAGGAACTAGTTGAAGAGTGGCACAGTGATAGCCATGTTAAGTTATTTGATTCAGTAGTGCCTCAAATTGATTTAACCTCAAGCGATTTGGTTGGTAGTTGGTCGTTAGATATCCCATCTGAGAGTACAGTTAAGGAATTGCTGCTAAATGATGATGGGACTGGTAGCGTAGTCGATACAATAGATGAAGCGCAATCAGAAAGCTTTACTTGGCAGCAAACCGCAGTGGGGCTTAAAATTACCACTTCTGATAGTGTTGAAGATATCTATATTACTAAGGATATAGACCTCGGCTATCAAGTAATAATGCAAGGCCAGTATGACGATGAAAAGCAAATAAATGTTGCCGTAATGGTAAGGCTAGAAGAGCAAGAAATTACCCCGAGTAACTTTGCTGGGCGTCACTTATTTAAAGAAGGCCATAACTTAGAGACCATTTGGGATGAGCTGCAAATATACGAAGATGGCCAAGTGTTCTTCACCTATTTTACAAGTTCCATTCAAGGTGAGTTTAAAGATGGAAGCTTTAGTCGAAGCAGAAAATATGATCAACTTACAGGCACATACGGCTCCGATTGTGATTTGACTTTAGAAACGTGCTTAATTGATTATACGATGGATTATAGGCTTATTAATCAAAATGATAATTTCCAAGTTGTGGAGCGTGTATCTAGATCATTTGATACTAATTCAGGGGAAGAAAACCTTTCTTACGCATCACTTTACTTTGAAAACTATATTGAAAATACAAGCGCTGATAAGTTTTATGAGCATGAAATTCCTTTTGAAATTTACGAACGCAGTGGTGAGAGCTTCGTAAAGTGGGGTATTTACTATATAGATGGGTACGAGCTTTGGAAAAACGATATTAAAGCTGGATCACTTGAATTAGTTGAAGGTAAGTTTACCTACGAGCAAGACGGCCAAAACAAGGTGATTGAATTTATTTCAAATGATCGCGATGAGATAGTGCTTTGTGAGTATTTGCAAGGTACAACATGTCAAAATCAAGAAGAGATCACTTTCACGATTTTTGAGCCAAGGTATGATGTTACTATTTATTCAGATGGTAATGGTGTAGTAAATAACGGCGTTGAAAACTACACAAGCTTTCATGGTGATACGTTAACATTTAATATTTCTGCAAATGCAGGCTATAAATTAGAGTCTATAAGCGGGTGTGATGGCGTTTTAGAAGGCAATTTATACACGGTTCATTATTTAGCGCAAAGCTGCGATATTAATATCGCATTTGAACTAATAGAGTAA
- a CDS encoding 2OG-Fe dioxygenase family protein, giving the protein MTALNNQNLLQLRFVNQANIDLVKPSFDNLPANPYADGEFRKRRYSVIKFQNGELKLRAAKAFVQDDSINTFQGNVERTYENLEQSLLESQGMQSIVSEFCAITGIDEERDIEIHQFRMLAIDSDTPAAPEGVHQDGFDHVCVCGVSHENLEGGELLVYENQQAEPCFKMEIKDGMFALINDRQVWHNATPMNKVDASKPGYLDCFVLTS; this is encoded by the coding sequence ATGACTGCATTAAACAACCAGAATTTACTGCAACTACGTTTTGTTAACCAAGCAAATATTGATTTGGTTAAGCCTTCTTTTGATAACCTACCTGCAAATCCTTATGCAGATGGCGAATTTCGCAAACGTCGTTACTCAGTAATTAAATTTCAAAATGGTGAGCTAAAACTACGAGCTGCCAAAGCATTTGTTCAAGACGATTCTATTAACACTTTTCAGGGTAACGTAGAGCGTACTTACGAGAACTTAGAGCAAAGCTTACTTGAGTCTCAAGGTATGCAAAGCATTGTAAGTGAGTTTTGTGCTATTACCGGCATTGATGAAGAGCGTGATATTGAAATACACCAATTTAGAATGCTAGCTATTGATAGCGACACGCCAGCGGCGCCAGAAGGTGTGCATCAAGATGGTTTTGATCATGTATGTGTATGTGGTGTTTCGCACGAAAACCTAGAAGGTGGCGAGCTACTTGTGTACGAAAACCAACAAGCTGAGCCATGTTTTAAAATGGAAATTAAAGACGGAATGTTTGCGTTAATAAACGACCGTCAAGTGTGGCACAACGCCACACCAATGAATAAAGTAGATGCCAGCAAACCAGGTTACCTGGATTGCTTTGTACTTACGTCTTAA